A single region of the Biomaibacter acetigenes genome encodes:
- a CDS encoding GerMN domain-containing protein: MSIFISLISGFFIGVNLMLSSYVYMTNRLHRNFIFNLASFQNYFGVAVYSLYGLSFIIITLYCTHFYVPKKAIKFLGTLLIIFSIIIITSGCNYSKKPLTVEIPTADQKYIYYNFENSLLIPVPAKSKNVQSFKDEWLDSLDIKNKPYMSFLKRDYIKSLTIKDGIVYMDFTKGIIDYGHSINNPHFIVFAMDAVVKNFTQFEGIKSIRPTVEGEKNIEIASEGLAEEYGKGPLDRLVNMATLFSDIKGKNVMIYAIQKDLQEPILIPYTIPIPEKIIIDGKILEIDSINKIIEKTINIQFKPDEYFSNVISLFKKIYDDQEYTYKIEDNILKIFLPEKRYNSELKLLVKSIAMYASQFNLKFDIFVGENKVDVICDSQ, translated from the coding sequence TTGAGTATTTTTATTTCTTTAATTTCAGGCTTTTTTATAGGAGTGAATTTGATGTTAAGTTCTTATGTCTATATGACAAACCGTTTACATAGAAATTTTATTTTTAATTTGGCTTCATTTCAAAATTATTTTGGAGTAGCGGTTTATTCACTCTATGGATTATCCTTCATTATAATAACTCTTTATTGTACACATTTTTACGTCCCTAAAAAAGCAATAAAATTCCTAGGCACATTACTCATTATTTTTTCGATTATCATTATTACATCGGGCTGCAACTACTCAAAGAAACCTTTAACCGTAGAAATACCTACTGCCGATCAAAAATACATTTACTATAATTTTGAGAACTCATTACTGATTCCGGTCCCGGCAAAATCGAAAAATGTTCAGTCTTTTAAAGACGAGTGGCTAGATTCCCTGGATATTAAAAACAAACCATATATGTCATTTCTAAAGAGAGATTATATAAAAAGCTTGACAATAAAAGATGGTATAGTTTACATGGATTTTACTAAAGGAATCATTGATTACGGGCATTCAATAAATAACCCTCATTTTATTGTCTTTGCAATGGATGCGGTGGTAAAGAACTTTACCCAATTTGAAGGAATAAAAAGCATAAGACCAACAGTGGAAGGAGAAAAAAATATTGAAATAGCATCAGAAGGTTTAGCAGAAGAATATGGCAAAGGGCCTTTAGATAGATTGGTTAATATGGCTACCCTCTTCAGTGATATCAAAGGAAAAAATGTAATGATTTATGCAATCCAGAAAGATCTGCAAGAACCTATTTTAATACCTTATACCATACCTATTCCGGAAAAAATAATTATTGATGGCAAAATACTTGAAATTGATTCTATAAATAAAATTATTGAAAAAACTATAAATATACAATTTAAACCGGATGAATATTTCTCAAACGTTATTTCTCTTTTTAAAAAAATCTATGATGACCAAGAGTATACTTATAAGATAGAAGATAATATACTGAAAATATTTCTGCCGGAAAAACGGTATAATTCGGAGTTAAAACTGTTGGTAAAAAGCATAGCGATGTATGCATCTCAATTTAACTTGAAATTTGATATTTTCGTAGGTGAAAATAAAGTTGATGTAATTTGTGATTCTCAGTAA